The sequence TTCTTTAGACAGTTCAGGAGAATCATTACACCGTAGAGGGTATAAAACAGCGACTAACATTGCACCAATTAATGAAGTTTTAGCAGCAGGAATGTTGTTGCTTTCTGGTTGGGACGGAACTAGTCATTTTATAGATCCAATGTGTGGTAGTGGAACTATTTTAGCAGAAGCAGCAATGATTGCGTGTAATATACCTGCTAATATAAACCGAAAAGAGTTTGCTTTTGAAAAATGGCAAGATTGGGACAGTGAATTGTTTGATAAGGTTTTAGAATCGTTATTAAAGAAAACAAGAGAGTTTCATTATACTATTACAGGATATGATAAAGCACCTAGTGCTGTTTCAAAAGCAAAAGACAATATTCACAATGCGAATTTAGATGAATATATAACTATTCGTCAAGCGAATTTCTTCGAAAGCGAAAAAATGACAGACGGACCATTACACATGGTTTTCAATCCACCTTATGGGGAGCGTTTGGATATTGAAATGGAACGTTTTTATAGAGAAATTGGAGATACTATGAAACAAAAATATCCAAACACAAATGCATGGTTTATTACAGCAAATTTAGAAGCATTAAAATTTGTTGGATTGAGACCAAGTAGAAAAATTAAATTGTTTAATGGTAAACTAGAAGCACGTTTCGCTAAATATGAAATGTATGCTGGAAGTAAGCGAACAAAATTTCAAACAGAAGATAACGATTAAAACGAAAATATCATGAGTAAAAAGACGAAAGCATTTCTATATAATTTTTTAAGCTTTGTTGCCATCTATATTCCTGCGCTATTTATAGTAAAATTAATAGTTAATTCCGAAAGTGTTATAGTATCTATTTTTGCATTTGTAATTTCATTAGTACTTGGACCAAAATTTCAATATGTGAAAACAAGTGAAGATGAAAAGATATTCATGAAATGGATTTTTGTTAAAGGAATTAAAGAAGTGAAGTAATAGTTGAAAATAACTATAAAAAAAGTCTTAATGTAGTCGTTAAGACTTTTTTTATGCTAAATAATTACAGTTATGTCATAAAATCACTATAAATGATGATTTTTATTTCTGATTAGAAATCGAAATTTGTAGTGTTAAAAATAAAGATATGGTTTCAAAGAGAATAACGATTATAGTTTTTTGTTTAGTAATGGCAATAATGGTGTGTTTTAGTATTTTTTTATTATTGAGTTTCACAATTGACGATGGAAAGTTAAATAAGGTTTCTCAATCCGATTATTCTAAATACGGATCAATTTCGCTAACAATTGCAGGAGAAAACACAGATAATATTCAATTTGCTTATACATCATTATTTCAATTCACAACTATTGAGGAAAATGATTTAAAAAACCAGAACGTAATAAAAAAAGAAGGAAATGATTTAAGCTTTTATGCTTTACGTTTTTTAGGAATTCCAGGAGATAACAAGCAAGACTCTAATGTTTCATTCCGACTAAAGGTGATTGATGCAGATTTGGCAACAGAAAAGATACTATTAGAAAGAGTGAATATTAATGAGTTTGCTGTTGTTGATAAAGAAAAGAAATACTTTTTCCTGAATGAATCGTTCAATACGAATTCAGAAAAGGAAGGCGTCACAAATTTTGAAATTTCAAGTTATCATTATAATAAGAGTACACAAAATTTACAGTTCATTTTTTCATTCAATGTGGATGGAGAAAATAACGAAACAGGAAATACAATGTCTATAATAGGAAATGTAGACGTTATGTTATAATATGATTAAGGAAAGGCTGACCTAAGGATTTATTTTGTTTTCATAAAAATTATTGGTTGTTTGGGTTGGATTCTTAGTCGGCTTCCTTTTTCATATATTTTAGTACATACAAAAACCGCTTTAAAATATTTTTTAAAGCGGTTTTTTAGATATTAGATTCGTCTATTTTTTTATTTGACTCTTCTCTTTATTCTTTTTATAGATTGGAATAAAATAACTCAATGCATAATTAAAACCAGCTCCAAATTTTCCATCATAGGTTCTGTTAAAACCAGGAATATAAAGATTGTCGAATGTTTCTGGTTTCTTCTGAGAAACTAAATAATTCAAGCGCAAAGAAAAACCTAAAAATAAATTATTGAAAAGTTTTGCTTTAACACCACCAACAACTTCAATCCAACCTGCATTTAATCCATCAAATTTTTCATTAGGAAAAACAACATTTTCACCATAGAAATTTGTTGCATCATAAATTTTATACGAATTCAAATTCTGACTAAAAGAACTCAATCCGTAGCGAAGTCCAATGTGAACAATATTTTCCATGTCGAGCCAATTTTCATACGAATTATAGTCAAAACCTACTTTAAAATAAGTTCCCTTAGTCGTAAAATTCACTCTATCGTCATTAACAGTTTTTTCTTCGTTCCCTAATTCTCCTGCAATATAATATTTCTTAGTTAGTCGATAATCTCCAACAACTTCTAAACCTTGATAATTCTTGTCATAGAACGATTTCGTCAATCGATGTAGATCGATGCCAACACGCAAACCATAACGTTCAGGATATAAAGGCTTTTTTGTGCTTAAACTATCCTGAGAAAATCCTTGCCATGAAAACAAGAATAGTACAAGACTAAAAGTATATTTTAATATGTGTTTCATCTTCGTTTTCAATTTTTACGTTTTCTACCGTTACACTTTGAATCCAGTTTGTAGTACTAATAGTTGTAGGGTTTGTAATCTCAAAAGTAGTTTTATAACCACAAGCTCTAGAAATATAAGTATCTTTTTTTGTATAAGTAAAAGTCAATACATCTGTTGCTTCACCTGTACCACCATTATTAAGAATAAAATTAAATTTTGTTTCGAAAGCATCTGTTCGTAAAGGAACTGAAACAGTGCTTGTATTGAATAAATAGCGTGCGTCATCTGTAGCAGCTTCATTAGAAACTAGTTTGTTATCTGTTCCAAACTCTTTAATAACCAAATCTGTAACTGGTTTAAGTTCTGTAGGTGCTACATTGTTATAAAACTGAATTACAACACGTGGAGTAGTAGGTGTAGTTTCTGCACATAAATCGTCTTTTTCACAGTTCCAAAAAGAAACCGCAAAAAGAACCATTAAAGCAATGATGCTATATTTTTTCATTTTATACTATTTTTTTAAGTCAGTACTTGTTGAAGAAAAATTGTTACTTTCTTCTTCAACAAGTCTATCACTTTATCGTTTTTCCAAAAGTACAACATTTTCTACGTGATGCGTTTGCGGAAACATATCTACAGGACGCACACGTATTACTTTATACATTTCGTCTAGTAAGGCTAAGTCTCTCGCTTGTGTTGCCGAGTTACAACTTACATAAACTACTCTATTAGGTGCAATTTTTATAATTTGGGCCACAACGTCTTTATGCATACCATCTCTTGGAGGATCGGTAATAATTACGTCTGGATGACCGTGTGTTTTAATAAAATCATCATTAAAAACATTTTTCATGTCTCCAACAAAGAATTCACAATTTGTAATGTTATTGCGTACTGCGTTCTCTTTTGCATCAGCAATTGCTTCTGGAACAGCTTCTACACCAATTACTTTTTTAGCTTGTTTCGATACAAACTGAGCAATGG is a genomic window of Flavobacterium jumunjinense containing:
- a CDS encoding THUMP domain-containing class I SAM-dependent RNA methyltransferase; this translates as MENYKMVAKTLFGFEELLAKELTQLGAQNVEQGTRVVNFIGDKGFMYKANLALRTALKILKPIKTFKAFNDNSLYDGIQKIDWSQYLNEYKTFVVETTLHSEHFNHSQFVALKTKDAIVDQFRDKTGKRPNIDKDFPDLRIHVHIDRDLVTVSLDSSGESLHRRGYKTATNIAPINEVLAAGMLLLSGWDGTSHFIDPMCGSGTILAEAAMIACNIPANINRKEFAFEKWQDWDSELFDKVLESLLKKTREFHYTITGYDKAPSAVSKAKDNIHNANLDEYITIRQANFFESEKMTDGPLHMVFNPPYGERLDIEMERFYREIGDTMKQKYPNTNAWFITANLEALKFVGLRPSRKIKLFNGKLEARFAKYEMYAGSKRTKFQTEDND
- a CDS encoding DUF6048 family protein, which gives rise to MKHILKYTFSLVLFLFSWQGFSQDSLSTKKPLYPERYGLRVGIDLHRLTKSFYDKNYQGLEVVGDYRLTKKYYIAGELGNEEKTVNDDRVNFTTKGTYFKVGFDYNSYENWLDMENIVHIGLRYGLSSFSQNLNSYKIYDATNFYGENVVFPNEKFDGLNAGWIEVVGGVKAKLFNNLFLGFSLRLNYLVSQKKPETFDNLYIPGFNRTYDGKFGAGFNYALSYFIPIYKKNKEKSQIKK
- a CDS encoding DUF6452 family protein, whose amino-acid sequence is MKKYSIIALMVLFAVSFWNCEKDDLCAETTPTTPRVVIQFYNNVAPTELKPVTDLVIKEFGTDNKLVSNEAATDDARYLFNTSTVSVPLRTDAFETKFNFILNNGGTGEATDVLTFTYTKKDTYISRACGYKTTFEITNPTTISTTNWIQSVTVENVKIENEDETHIKIYF